A stretch of Flavobacteriales bacterium DNA encodes these proteins:
- the ccoN gene encoding cytochrome-c oxidase, cbb3-type subunit I, whose amino-acid sequence MELEQFEYDNNIVRKFALATIIWGLVGMLVGLIAASELVWPELNVASWLNFGRIRPLHTNAVIFAFVGNGIFAGVYYSLQRLLKAPMYSKALSNINFWGWQAIIVAAAITLPLGITTSKEYAELEWPIDIAIALIWVAFGVNMMGTIIKRRVKHLYVAIWFYIATFVTVAVLHIVNSFELPLHFMKSYSWYAGVQDALVQWWYGHNAVAFFLTTPYLGLMYYFVPKAANRPVYSYRLSIIHFWALIFLYIWAGPHHLLYTALPDWAQSLGVVFSIMLIAPSWGGMLNGLLTLRGAWDRVRDSVVLKFMVVAITAYGMATFEGPMLSLKSVNVLSHFTDWTIAHVHVGGLGWNGMLTFGMLYWLFPKIYNVKLHSDRMANQHFWLATLGILVYVVPIYMAGFVQGLMWQKFTPEGTLVHGEFLETVTSLKFMYLMRVIGGTLYIIGAIMMTYNLLRTAAKGKLISNEKAEAPPLAALSHATHGGGKEYWHKIIERKPMMMLVLSLIVILVGGLVEIIPTMIVKSNVPTISAVKPYTPLELEGRDIYIREGCNNCHSQMVRPLRFETARYGEYSKAGEFVYDHPFLWGSKRTGPDLHREGVGNKQAKSDSWHYVHMEAPTDLSPGSIMPPYPFLLEDDLDTDYTVDKITVMRKLGVPYREGYEDQAMQDLEKQSLRIAQSIANDLSPDAGPDVIEALSKKEIISLIAYLQRLGSDIHEPEDPDGIISGLIETPTP is encoded by the coding sequence ATGGAACTCGAGCAATTCGAATATGACAATAACATAGTCCGCAAGTTTGCCTTGGCCACCATCATCTGGGGGCTCGTAGGCATGCTGGTCGGACTGATAGCTGCATCGGAATTGGTGTGGCCAGAATTGAATGTGGCCTCATGGCTCAACTTCGGGCGGATCAGACCACTGCACACCAATGCGGTGATCTTTGCATTTGTAGGCAATGGGATCTTTGCTGGGGTCTACTATTCCTTGCAGCGGCTGTTGAAGGCACCCATGTACAGCAAGGCCTTGAGTAATATCAACTTTTGGGGCTGGCAGGCCATCATCGTAGCTGCTGCTATCACCCTTCCACTGGGAATCACCACATCCAAGGAGTACGCAGAACTGGAGTGGCCTATCGATATCGCCATAGCACTCATCTGGGTGGCATTCGGTGTGAATATGATGGGGACCATCATCAAGCGCAGGGTCAAGCACCTCTATGTGGCCATCTGGTTCTACATCGCCACTTTCGTCACAGTAGCGGTGCTCCACATAGTCAACTCCTTCGAACTGCCCTTGCACTTCATGAAGAGTTACTCATGGTATGCCGGTGTGCAGGATGCACTCGTACAGTGGTGGTATGGTCACAATGCGGTGGCCTTCTTCCTTACTACACCCTATCTCGGTTTGATGTACTACTTCGTGCCCAAAGCGGCCAATCGTCCGGTCTATTCCTACCGTCTGTCGATCATTCACTTCTGGGCGCTGATCTTCCTCTACATCTGGGCCGGTCCACACCACTTGCTGTACACGGCACTGCCTGATTGGGCCCAATCACTCGGAGTGGTATTCTCTATCATGCTGATCGCTCCATCGTGGGGTGGTATGCTCAATGGCCTTTTGACCCTGCGGGGGGCATGGGACCGGGTCCGTGACAGTGTTGTCCTCAAATTCATGGTGGTGGCGATCACGGCTTACGGTATGGCCACCTTCGAAGGGCCCATGCTCTCATTGAAATCGGTCAATGTCCTGTCCCACTTCACAGACTGGACCATTGCGCACGTGCATGTGGGCGGATTGGGATGGAACGGTATGCTGACCTTCGGCATGCTCTACTGGTTGTTCCCCAAGATCTACAATGTCAAGTTGCATTCGGATCGTATGGCCAATCAGCATTTCTGGCTGGCCACTCTGGGTATTCTGGTATATGTCGTACCTATCTATATGGCCGGATTCGTTCAAGGGCTCATGTGGCAGAAATTCACTCCAGAAGGAACCTTGGTCCATGGAGAATTCCTAGAGACAGTGACCTCGCTCAAGTTCATGTATCTGATGCGTGTGATCGGAGGTACGCTCTACATCATCGGTGCCATCATGATGACTTACAACTTATTGAGAACAGCAGCTAAAGGCAAGCTGATCTCCAATGAAAAGGCAGAAGCGCCACCCTTGGCGGCTCTGTCCCATGCTACGCATGGAGGTGGAAAGGAGTACTGGCATAAGATCATCGAGCGTAAGCCGATGATGATGCTGGTCCTCAGTCTCATAGTGATCTTGGTCGGTGGTCTCGTAGAGATCATCCCGACCATGATCGTCAAATCCAATGTGCCGACCATCTCAGCGGTCAAGCCCTATACACCGCTCGAATTAGAGGGAAGGGATATATACATCAGAGAAGGGTGTAACAACTGTCACTCGCAGATGGTGCGGCCTCTGCGATTTGAGACGGCACGATATGGAGAATATTCCAAGGCCGGAGAGTTCGTCTATGATCACCCCTTCCTATGGGGCTCTAAGCGTACGGGCCCGGACCTGCATCGAGAAGGTGTGGGGAACAAGCAGGCCAAATCGGATTCCTGGCATTATGTGCATATGGAAGCCCCTACGGATCTTTCACCTGGAAGCATCATGCCTCCGTATCCCTTCTTGCTTGAAGATGATCTGGATACCGATTACACGGTAGATAAGATCACAGTGATGCGGAAATTGGGTGTGCCTTATCGAGAAGGGTATGAGGATCAGGCTATGCAGGATCTAGAGAAGCAATCGCTACGTATCGCTCAGAGCATTGCCAATGACCTCAGTCCAGATGCTGGCCCTGATGTGATCGAAGCACTCAGCAAGAAGGAGATCATCTCACTGATCGCCTATCTCCAGCGATTGGGATCGGACATACATGAACCTGAAGACCCAGATGGTATCATCAGCGGTCTGATAGAAACACCAACACCTTAG
- a CDS encoding CcoQ/FixQ family Cbb3-type cytochrome c oxidase assembly chaperone has translation MLKFIKHHMTSMENIEIYPIISLLIFFLFFTLLIIYTMRMDKGFIHMMEEQPLDDRITSKTDVS, from the coding sequence ATGCTCAAATTCATCAAACATCACATGACATCCATGGAGAATATCGAGATATACCCGATCATCTCCTTGCTCATCTTCTTCCTGTTCTTCACTCTGTTGATCATCTACACGATGCGCATGGATAAAGGATTCATCCATATGATGGAAGAGCAGCCCCTGGACGATCGTATCACTTCAAAAACCGATGTATCATGA
- a CDS encoding c-type cytochrome → MSGDYQTLFWLLVFTACVSLVGIIASAKSLRNLVRSDFFIERLKEVKDGKVLKAIMLLLAMGLGTGSSAQSTETASAPWFDIGMEEVLAMVVINIVLVGIIFFLKKTIKDMLEIIAPAPEEVSVEEEELISKVGQILTDAVPIEEEHTILMDHEYDGIQELDNNLPPWWKWGFYLTIVIGVIYMINFHVLGIGDLQVEEYEKDVAQAEAEVQAYLVSLALNVDENTVIQLMDEASLANGKKIFNANCAQCHLEDGGGAVGPNMTDDYWIYGPDIKTVFSTIKYGAKNGMTSWKEKLTPIEIQHVSSYIRTLHGTTPAIPKEAQGEFFEFILMEEEMSAASDSTEVAEN, encoded by the coding sequence ATGAGTGGAGACTATCAAACCCTTTTCTGGTTGCTGGTATTCACGGCCTGTGTCAGTCTGGTCGGGATCATTGCCAGCGCGAAGAGTCTACGCAATCTTGTACGCAGTGATTTCTTCATCGAGAGATTGAAAGAAGTCAAAGATGGTAAGGTTCTAAAGGCCATCATGCTGTTGTTGGCAATGGGTCTAGGTACCGGATCGAGTGCGCAATCGACTGAAACAGCCTCTGCGCCTTGGTTCGATATCGGAATGGAAGAGGTACTGGCCATGGTGGTCATCAATATCGTGCTGGTCGGGATCATCTTCTTTCTCAAAAAGACCATCAAGGATATGCTGGAGATCATCGCTCCGGCACCAGAAGAAGTGAGTGTTGAAGAAGAGGAACTCATCTCCAAGGTGGGACAGATACTGACTGATGCAGTCCCCATAGAAGAGGAGCACACGATTCTCATGGATCATGAGTATGACGGAATTCAGGAGTTGGACAACAACCTGCCTCCATGGTGGAAATGGGGTTTCTATCTCACCATCGTCATCGGTGTCATCTACATGATCAATTTCCATGTATTGGGTATTGGGGATCTGCAGGTCGAGGAATATGAGAAGGACGTGGCCCAAGCAGAGGCGGAGGTCCAGGCCTATCTCGTATCTCTAGCTCTCAATGTCGATGAGAATACCGTCATCCAGCTGATGGATGAGGCTTCCTTGGCCAATGGGAAGAAGATCTTCAACGCCAATTGTGCCCAGTGTCACTTGGAAGATGGCGGGGGTGCTGTAGGACCCAACATGACCGATGATTATTGGATCTACGGGCCTGATATCAAGACGGTCTTCTCCACGATCAAGTACGGAGCGAAGAATGGTATGACTTCCTGGAAAGAGAAGCTCACGCCTATCGAGATCCAGCATGTGTCATCGTACATACGCACGCTGCACGGTACTACCCCTGCAATTCCCAAAGAGGCTCAAGGAGAATTCTTCGAATTCATCTTGATGGAGGAAGAAATGTCTGCAGCTTCAGATAGCACTGAGGTGGCAGAGAACTGA
- the ccoG gene encoding cytochrome c oxidase accessory protein CcoG, producing the protein MVEDQESYRDSIATVDEKGKRVWIYPKKPSGWYYDKRKLLSYFLLAFLFLGPYIRIGGEPLLMINILERKFVLFGQVFWPQDFYLFALGMITFVVFIILFTVVFGRLFCGWICPQTIFMEMVFRRIEYWIEGDYKHQKRLDAAPWNAEKIRKKLLKHTIFWFISFLIANTFLAYIIGSEALWEIILDNPMNHLGGLAAIVVFTTVFYLVFSQMREQVCIAVCPYGRLQGVLLDRRSMVVAYDYVRGEKEEGRARFRKNEDRDALGKGDCIDCHQCVDVCPTGIDIRNGTQLECVNCTACMDACDFMMESVGLPTELIRYDSEEGIKNKVPFGWTARVKAYSAVLVLLIGVLVTLLVTRSDFEAKLLRTRGTTFQEMPSGEYGNLYDLYVVNKTNRDMELGLELLEGEGEIRLIGAEPMLEKQGSVTQKIMILMEKDQVDLRNMPITIGVYGDGELIKEIETNFLGPRL; encoded by the coding sequence ATGGTAGAGGATCAGGAATCATACCGTGACAGCATTGCCACAGTAGATGAGAAGGGCAAACGGGTATGGATCTATCCCAAGAAACCCAGTGGATGGTACTATGACAAAAGGAAGTTGCTGAGCTACTTCCTTTTGGCTTTTCTATTCCTAGGACCCTACATCCGAATAGGAGGTGAGCCGCTCTTGATGATCAATATCCTTGAGCGCAAGTTCGTTCTCTTCGGTCAGGTATTCTGGCCCCAGGATTTCTACCTCTTTGCATTGGGGATGATCACCTTCGTGGTCTTCATCATCCTATTCACGGTGGTCTTCGGTCGATTATTCTGTGGGTGGATATGCCCGCAGACCATTTTCATGGAGATGGTCTTCCGCAGGATAGAGTATTGGATAGAAGGGGACTACAAGCATCAGAAACGACTCGATGCGGCACCTTGGAATGCGGAGAAGATCCGGAAGAAGCTATTGAAACACACTATTTTCTGGTTCATTTCCTTCCTGATAGCCAACACCTTTCTCGCGTACATCATCGGCTCAGAGGCACTGTGGGAGATCATTCTGGACAATCCCATGAACCACTTAGGAGGCCTGGCCGCTATCGTTGTCTTCACTACGGTATTCTACCTGGTCTTTTCTCAGATGCGCGAGCAGGTATGCATAGCGGTATGTCCCTATGGCCGATTGCAAGGAGTGCTACTGGACAGACGATCCATGGTAGTGGCTTATGACTATGTGCGTGGTGAGAAAGAGGAGGGAAGGGCCCGATTCAGGAAGAACGAGGACCGGGATGCTCTCGGGAAGGGCGACTGCATCGATTGCCATCAGTGTGTGGATGTATGTCCTACGGGGATCGACATACGCAACGGGACCCAACTGGAGTGCGTCAACTGTACCGCGTGCATGGATGCCTGTGATTTCATGATGGAGAGCGTGGGATTGCCCACAGAGCTCATCCGGTATGATAGTGAAGAAGGTATCAAGAACAAGGTCCCATTCGGTTGGACGGCCCGGGTCAAGGCATATTCAGCTGTACTGGTCCTATTGATCGGGGTATTGGTGACCCTCTTGGTCACTCGAAGCGATTTCGAGGCCAAGCTACTCCGCACACGTGGGACCACCTTCCAAGAGATGCCCAGTGGCGAGTACGGTAATCTGTATGACCTCTACGTGGTCAATAAGACAAATCGGGATATGGAATTGGGACTGGAGCTACTGGAAGGAGAGGGGGAGATCAGACTGATCGGTGCCGAACCCATGCTCGAGAAGCAAGGGAGCGTCACCCAGAAGATCATGATCCTGATGGAAAAAGATCAAGTGGATCTGAGGAATATGCCCATCACTATCGGGGTATATGGGGATGGGGAACTCATCAAAGAAATTGAAACGAACTTCTTAGGACCGAGATTATGA